The following are encoded in a window of Sciurus carolinensis unplaced genomic scaffold, mSciCar1.2, whole genome shotgun sequence genomic DNA:
- the LOC124974584 gene encoding TBC1 domain family member 8-like produces MAGGLVGALEAVLDSNTEVAPSQVLLQVPGSQVYSPIACGEFLDGCNVHWAIATGTTLEEINQHWKWLGQNLLHTLCLIIKTTWPALSRGR; encoded by the exons ATGGCAG GTGGCCTGGTGGGTGCCCTGGAGGCAGTGCTGGATTCCAACACCGAGGTAGCTCCCTCTCAAGTTCTGCTTCAAGTTCCCGGCTCACAGGTGTACTCTCCCATAGCATGTGGAGAGTTCCTGGATGGATGCAATGTTCACTGGGCCATAGCCACTG GTACCACATTAGAGGAAATCAACCAGCACTGGAAGTGGCTAGGACAGAATCTCCTCCATACTCTGTGTTTGATTATAAAGACGACATGGCCAGCTTTGTCAAGGGGAAGGTGA